NNNNNNNNNNNNNNNNNNNNNNNNNNNNNNNNNNNNNNNNNNNNNNNNNNNNNNNNNNNNNNNNNNNNNNNNNNNNNNNNNNNNNNNNNNNNNNNNNNNNNNNNNNNNNNNNNNNNNNNNNNNNNNNNNNNNNNNNNNNNNNNNNNNNNNNNNNNNNNNNNNNNNNNNNNNNNNNNNNNNNNNNNNNNNNNNNNNNNNNNNNNNNNNNNNNNNNNNNNNNNNNNNNNNNNNNNNNNNNNNNNNNNNNNNNNNNNNNNNNNNNNNNNNNNNNNNNNNNNNNNNNNNNNNNNNNNNNNNNNNNNNNNNNNNNNNNNNNNNNNNNNNNNNNNNNNNNNNNNNNNNNNNNNNNNNNNNNNNNNNNNNNNNNNNNNNNNNNNNNNNNNNNNNNNNNNNNNNNNNNNNNNNNNNNNNNNNNNNNNNNNNNNNNNNNNNNNNNNNNNNNNNNNNNNNNNNNNNNNNNNNNNNNNNNNNNNNNNNNNNNNNNNNNNNNNNNNNNNNNNNNNNNNNNNNNNNNNNNNNNNNNNNNNNNNNNNNNNNNNNNNNNNNNNNNNNNNNNNNNNNNNNNNNNNNNNNNNNNNNNNNNNNNNNNNNNNNNNNNNNNNNNNNNNNNNNNNNNNNNNNNNNNNNNNNNNNNNNNNNNNNNNNNNNNNNNNNNNNNNNNNNNNNNNNNNNNNNNNNNNNNNNNNNNNNNNNNNNNNNNNNNNNNNNNNNNNNNNNNNNNNNNNNNNNNNNNNNNNNNNNNNNNNNNNNNNNNNNNNNNNNNNNNNNNNNNNNNNNNNNNNNNNNNNNNNNNNNNNNNNNNNNNNNNNNNNNNNNNNNNNNNNNNNNNNNNNNNNNNNNNNNNNNNNNNNNNNNNNNNNNNNNNNNNNNNNNNNNNNNNNNNNNNNNNNNNNNNNNNNNNNNNNNNNNNNNNNNNNNNNNNNNNNNNNNNNNNNNNNNNNNNNNNNNNNNNNNNNNNNNNNNNNNNNNNNNNNNNNNNNNNNNNNNNNNNNNNNNNNNNNNNNNNNNNNNNNNNNNNNNNNNNNNNNNNNNNNNNNNNNNNNNNNNNNNNNNNNNNNNNNNNNNNNNNNNNNNNNNNNNNNNNNNNNNNNNNNNNNNNNNNNNNNNNNNNNNNNNNNNNNNNNNNNNNNNNNNNNNNNNNNNNNNNNNNNNNNNNNNNNNNNNNNNNNNNNNNNNNNNNNNNNNNNNNNNNNNNNNNNNNNNNNNNNNNNNNNNNNNNNNNNNNNNNNNNNNNNNNNNNNNNNNNNNNNNNNNNNNNNNNNNNNNNNNNNNNNNNNNNNNNNNNNNNNNNNNNNNNNNNNNNNNNNNNNNNNNNNNNNNNNNNNNNNNNNNNNNNNNNNNNNNNNNNNNNNNNNNNNNNNNNNNNNNNNNNNNNNNNNNNNNNNNNNNNNNNNNNNNNNNNNNNNNNNNNNNNNNNNNNNNNNNNNNNNNNNNNNNNNNNNNNNNNNNNNNNNNNNNNNNNNNNNNNNNNNNNNNNNNNNNNNNNNNNNNNNNNNNNNNNNNNNNNNNNNNNNNNNNNNNNNNNNNNNNNNNNNNNNNNNNNNNNNNNNNNNNNNNNNNNNNNNNNNNNNNNNNNNNNNNNNNNNNNNNNNNNNNNNNNNNNNNNNNNNNNNNNNNNNNNNNNNNNNNNNNNNNNNNNNNNNNNNNNNNNNNNNNNNNNNNNNNNNNNNNNNNNNNNNNNNNNNNNNNNNNNNNNNNNNNNNNNNNNNNNNNNNNNNNNNNNNNNNNNNNNNNNNNNNNNNNNNNNNNNNNNNNNNNNNNNNNNNNNNNNNNNNNNNNNNNNNNNNNNNNNNNNNNNNNNNNNNNNNNNNNNNNNNCAGTCAAAGTAAAATTAATCCTCTAGTGCAGCGGCAACATTATCTCCATGCCTACACTGTGAATTGGGtttggaggggaagttgggtgaaatGGAAAACTTCATTAGCGATGTATAATGGATTCCTGCAAATACTGAGGGATGACAGAGCAGTGTGTGCTATAGCGGAGTGACCATACCTCTGCAGGATTATTGTAGGTGCGTGTTTATgttggcttagtttaagcggcagCTGTCGCTTCACTTTCACCCCCAACCCGCCTGAAAACGGGCGCTAAATCAAAGGAAAATTCAGCCTACCGCGTTTAAACCCAAAATTTCTGCGATGATTTCAAAGGCTGTGTTGCGCCTATTGATTAATTTAACAGCAAGAAATGTGCAGCAGGGCCATCACATGACCGGAAAGCGGCACCATGGCAACAAACGGTGGTTCTAACTCTTTTCCGTTTGGGGAGCAGGTGGAAATTCTTCTCAAAATTCCTGGGGATGAAGTTTCTACTTTGGCGGGAGCAGAAAACTGGCGGGCATCGGCTCGATCGGCCGATTTGCAATTCCATTGTAGTCCAATGCGGACCTCGGAAACCGCCTGTTTTTTTTCATCCACGCCGATGTTGAAAGTTACTGCTCTTTATCTCTAAACCCCTTTCTTAGTCATCTTCACCCGCATTAGCAAATTGGTTTCAATCTTAACTGAGTAAAAATGTCCTCCTGTGTGATATTAACCCATACGCCGTTCGCTCAGTTAGGCACGGTAGTAGGGCGCTGCCATTAACATTGATGCCACTGGGTTGAggatatagaaaatgagtctggtttCCTGTTGGTAACTTGCTGTTCAGTGATCCCCACTGGAACAGCGTTTGTATCGAGTTTGTGCCAGTACGGGAATGTGAGAGAAACCTTAAAATGTCTACTACTCCTTTCGACTGTAAGGTTGATCTTCCTTTTGTAGAATGGGTGTGAACTGTTTGTCTATTTCTCCACTTTAAGTAAGACACAGATAGGCTTCAGTTATGGTCCAAGCCTTGTATTAGTGTGCAACATTAATGCCACTGGATTTTTCCAGCGCAGTGCTTCCTGTGGGGGAATCCCGCTCAGATCCCAAATTACGCACAGCTCCCTGATTTCCCAAAAGGCATTCCTTTAACTGCAGGTCAGGTCCACCATTGAATGCCCCAGGGCAGTAAATGAAGAGAGGTTCCAACAAGGCAGTCTAGCCGCTCTCTGTGCACATTGTCAATATAATACAACTCCAGCAAATGCCTAGGCTTTCCCGGGGATGTTGTCGCcttctttaaaaaaaagaaaatgttcTAGGAGAAATCTAGCGCTCCTGGTCACACCTTCATAGCATGAAAAGGTAGCTGGCAGCTCAGAGCGTGCACCAAGTAGTGAACTCCGAGTACGCGTTGGAAAGCACCCAGTTCCTTCCGGGAGGCTCACTCGGCGGTATGACTACGGTCCACCGCTTTCTCACCTGCGCACTCGCTTCATTCCGTTCCAAAATCAAATCGGATTTGTAACCAAAGGTTGGTTGCGTTTAAGCCGCTGATATTTTAATGAAACGTGAATTATACTTTGCAATGAAATGATTATTTTTAATTTCTTGCTCCGTTATTCTATAGATTATAAATATGCAGGCTGCAATGAACCAGCCAGTAACCCTACTTCCCGAACTGATGCGAGCGAAGAGACGCCAAGGAAACGctcctttaaaaatagcaccgaAGAGAATAAAAGAAAATGTAATAAATTATATATCGATATCATATAATGTAATAGAATAGATAGAAAGGATCTATATAGTTTTTCGAACTTATCTTGGAGGGTTTTTTCACTCCAGTACCTCGGAGTTCTAGAGCACCGAGGTTCCTCCAAGAGCCATCATCAAATTATAACGTTAAATCGCCGGATGCAGCAAAGAAAAAACTGTCCTTAAATTAATAACAACCTTTGAAATGACCCATTTCTGATTTTTGCCTTTTCTTCACTCTTTTTGTCAGCTCCGGCCTATCTGACCCTGAATCCGAACACAGCTCACCCCCGGCTCCTGCTTTCTGACGACCTGACTATTGTAACTTACGGAGACGTGAAGCAAGACGTCCCGGATAACTCCGAGAGGTTTGACACCTGCGTCTGTGTCCTGGGGTCCGAAGCATTCGCATCTGGGAAGCACTATTGGGAGGTACAGGTCGGGACCAAGACTGAGTGGGATGTGGGCGTGGTCAAAGAGTCCATAAGCAGGAAAGGCCACACCACAGCGACACCAGACTCCGGATACTGGATTGTATGGCTGAGGAATGGGAACGAATACAAAGCTACAACCGTGCCTCGTACCCGCTTGAACGTACCTGTGAAACCCAGAGCCATTGGGGTTTACCTGGACTATGAGGCCGGACAAGTGTCCTTTTACAATGTGGACAACATGTCCCATCTCTACACCTTCATTGACACTTTCACTGAGAGACTCTTTCCTTACTTCAGTCCCGGTATCAACGACGACGGAGAGAACTCAGAACCTCTCAAAGTCCTCCCAGTAAGATGTCATGAGGAATAAAATCAATTTTGTTTCTCCAAGATTTGTCTTTCTTAGGGCCAGATTTTGTTTGTTACtcaaatatgttttttttttagcCTGAGCAACCTATCTGTTCCATTGTAGATTGGTTTACAATCACTGCCGAACTGCGGCATAGCGTCACGCTACTGAGTTCGGCAGTGTTACTGTACCAGGCTCCATATTCTAATTCACTGATTGAATGTTTACATGTATCCGGTGCCTCATATTTATGGGCAATTCGGCTTGAGTAGGCGAGGCCACAGCGGTTTTAGAATGACACTATAAGTTCAAACAAACGCACTGCGGCGCGGTTCTGGGGCTCACATCTCCATTTCCTTTATCATGCGGTTGGACCATTGTTCAAACACTGCAATCGCCTTTCTCGAAATATGGCCTATAAGAAAGTTTGTAACGAAAAGAAAAATGACTCCTTTCTTACTCCATGCGTGACTAGCTCTGTCATGGATTTCCATGTTCCCAATTGGGGGGAGATTTCTCTGTTTCTCCGCTAGTGTCATTTGATCCTGCGGTCATCATGCAGGGAAAAGAGCGTAAAGGCGGAGAAGTGACTTGTACAGTTTTCCTTCAATGTAAAAGAACAAGCAGGGAATTGAGCAGGCGTGCCCCGGATGTTCCTGCCCAATCGATCCAACAGCGAAGGCGCAGGACCGGCAATACTGTTCTGGTATCTCTATATTCTGTCCAAACAGGTAGGTTTCCATCAGACTGCCTTGCACACGTAGCGATTCTTCATCAATACTTGCCTGGCTTTTAGAAATGGGAAGCATTGTAGTAAATCCCAACTTTCTCCAGTCACATGCACTTTCTAGCAGGAGGCACTGGGTCGGAATCAGGAGTCTGAACTCCGGCCCATAACTTCTTGTTCTAAAACAAGACCATTTGCAGATGAACAGATTCAGTCATTGCTGGGGTTTCGTTAGATTAGTCACGTACGATTTGTTGCGTGCGGCCACGGAGCCTTTGGGGAAAAGATTTAATATTTCTTCGGAGTCAGGTTTCCATCAGTAATCTTCACTGATTTACGAAATATCTTTGAGTTTTTAGATCCTGTAAGCCAGCATGATTCTGTAGTTAGC
The nucleotide sequence above comes from Heterodontus francisci isolate sHetFra1 chromosome 29, sHetFra1.hap1, whole genome shotgun sequence. Encoded proteins:
- the LOC137345652 gene encoding E3 ubiquitin-protein ligase TRIM69-like, whose amino-acid sequence is MSTTPFDCKVDLPFVEWHEKVAGSSERAPSSELRVRVGKHPVPSGRLTRRYDYGPPLSHLRTRFIPFQNQIGFVTKDYKYAGCNEPASNPTSRTDASEETPRKRSFKNSTEENKRKSPAYLTLNPNTAHPRLLLSDDLTIVTYGDVKQDVPDNSERFDTCVCVLGSEAFASGKHYWEVQVGTKTEWDVGVVKESISRKGHTTATPDSGYWIVWLRNGNEYKATTVPRTRLNVPVKPRAIGVYLDYEAGQVSFYNVDNMSHLYTFIDTFTERLFPYFSPGINDDGENSEPLKVLPPEQPICSIVDWFTITAELRHSVTLLSSAVLLYQAPYSNSLIECLHVSGASYLWAIRLE